A single genomic interval of Sphingobacteriales bacterium harbors:
- a CDS encoding peptide MFS transporter, with translation MKHPRQLWILFFAEMWERFSFYGMKALLILYMTKVLLYEKSDASLIQGAYMSLVYVMPMFGGLLADRILGYRKAVIFGGITMAVGHFVLAFSSEWAFYLGMAFIVCGNGFFKPNISTMVGTLYEQGDPRRDAGFSIFYMGINLGAFLGGLICGYIGEIYSWHWGFGLAGILMLAGLAVFTTNQHSLGERGLPPENSTLNKPIYGLSTERVIYLLSFLCVPFFALLIYKKEIMDFVMPTLVIAAIGYVAYHIKQLGGTVGQKLMAALILIVSSAMFWGFYEMGGGVINLFADDCVNRTFGGFTFPAASLNNAINPFFIVLLSPVFAWLWVWLNKHNAEPTTARKFGLSFLQLFIGFGLFWSGISLFSNAQGLEPFLFYALAYLFLSTAELCISPIGLSMVTKLSPAHMTGRMMGIWFLFSAAGQYIAGFLGSIIKFEEGCSGYTYVFKNVAYVCIGFGVLMLLIAPTIRKWMHDIR, from the coding sequence ATGAAACACCCGCGCCAGCTTTGGATATTATTTTTTGCCGAAATGTGGGAGCGTTTTAGCTTTTACGGCATGAAAGCTCTGCTTATTTTATATATGACCAAGGTGTTGCTTTACGAAAAAAGCGATGCCAGTCTTATACAAGGTGCCTATATGTCGTTAGTATATGTAATGCCCATGTTTGGCGGCCTGCTTGCCGACCGCATTTTGGGCTACCGCAAAGCAGTTATTTTTGGCGGTATTACTATGGCCGTAGGGCATTTTGTGCTGGCGTTTAGCTCCGAATGGGCTTTTTATTTGGGTATGGCTTTTATTGTTTGTGGCAACGGATTTTTTAAGCCCAATATAAGCACCATGGTAGGAACGCTTTACGAGCAAGGCGACCCACGCCGCGATGCAGGTTTTTCTATCTTTTACATGGGTATAAACTTAGGCGCATTTTTGGGCGGTTTAATATGTGGCTATATTGGCGAAATCTATAGCTGGCATTGGGGCTTTGGCTTGGCAGGCATATTAATGTTAGCTGGGTTAGCGGTATTTACCACTAACCAGCACAGTTTAGGCGAACGCGGGCTTCCTCCCGAAAACTCGACCTTAAATAAACCAATCTATGGCCTTAGCACCGAAAGGGTTATTTATTTGTTGTCGTTTTTATGCGTGCCGTTTTTTGCGCTGCTCATATACAAAAAAGAAATTATGGATTTTGTAATGCCCACCTTAGTAATTGCCGCTATAGGATACGTTGCCTACCACATAAAACAGTTGGGGGGCACGGTAGGGCAAAAATTAATGGCCGCCCTAATTTTAATCGTATCGTCAGCCATGTTTTGGGGTTTTTACGAAATGGGAGGCGGTGTAATTAACCTATTTGCAGACGATTGTGTAAACAGAACCTTTGGTGGGTTTACTTTTCCGGCAGCTTCTTTAAATAATGCTATCAATCCGTTTTTTATCGTATTATTGAGTCCGGTTTTTGCCTGGCTTTGGGTATGGTTAAATAAACACAACGCCGAGCCTACCACCGCCCGTAAATTTGGCTTATCATTTTTGCAGTTGTTTATTGGTTTTGGCTTGTTTTGGTCGGGCATAAGTTTGTTTAGCAACGCGCAAGGGCTTGAGCCGTTTTTATTTTATGCCTTAGCCTATTTGTTTTTATCAACTGCCGAGCTTTGTATATCGCCTATTGGTTTAAGTATGGTAACCAAACTGTCGCCGGCCCACATGACAGGTCGTATGATGGGTATTTGGTTTTTATTTTCGGCAGCGGGGCAATACATAGCCGGTTTTTTAGGCTCGATTATTAAGTTTGAAGAAGGCTGCTCCGGATATACCTACGTCTTTAAAAATGTTGCTTACGTGTGCATAGGCTTTGGCGTGCTGATGCTTTTAATTGCCCCAACTATCCGGAAATGGATGCACGATATTCGTTAA
- a CDS encoding TlpA family protein disulfide reductase, translating into MAFMLFSFFIRIWIWLSHKIIVLFVFLLLGVLLSISCFSLNLYAQKIPAVEYAVIEGKITHPTNNEIAVLIVTNSLDGSKELSSTPIDMTTGSFKLALKLGAPTLMNLLYNDNKWQQPIYVKPGSRITLQFDALNPDKTLKFAGDLANDNNFLAAYQTKFDCNFDATCRDIMDYVVKTPAQILTAENDLKIRKKTFLTEFTQKQPLSEELNTVALNEINYYYAWSLLDYGNNYNIATAQQGSSLPANWLDFIDKEVNIANPNLLKSNVYIAFIDVWLLNAFNQYAKTYPPGVQPEKTALKFKTDLLKQKLATFPELLEYHLARQIILATYLVRSHGAGDLPDIFNDYLRTAQHEPYLKATIVAVETVMQFAPGSSAPNFTAINNQNKPVELANLRGKVVYIDFWASWCKPCLAQIEALKPVKQELLANLNDEVVFLYISLDDDAQSWQNAIEKYQIQGIHVRPPDGFKDPIARAYRITGVPVQFVVNKMGNFAPRPPSASQTQALVAYFNQLTKKTSY; encoded by the coding sequence ATGGCATTTATGTTGTTTTCGTTTTTCATCCGGATTTGGATTTGGTTGAGCCATAAAATTATTGTGCTGTTTGTTTTTTTACTGCTTGGTGTGCTACTCTCAATCTCTTGCTTTTCATTAAACTTATACGCACAAAAAATACCAGCCGTCGAATATGCGGTTATTGAAGGAAAAATTACCCACCCAACCAACAACGAAATAGCTGTTTTAATAGTAACAAACAGTTTAGATGGCAGTAAAGAATTAAGCTCGACCCCAATAGACATGACTACGGGCAGTTTTAAACTGGCACTCAAATTGGGCGCGCCTACCTTAATGAACTTATTGTATAATGACAATAAATGGCAACAACCAATTTATGTAAAGCCGGGTAGCCGAATAACACTACAATTTGATGCCCTTAACCCGGATAAGACCCTTAAATTTGCCGGAGATTTGGCTAATGACAACAATTTTTTAGCTGCCTATCAAACCAAATTTGATTGTAATTTTGATGCTACTTGCCGCGACATTATGGACTATGTAGTAAAAACACCTGCCCAAATATTAACTGCCGAAAATGACCTGAAAATCCGGAAAAAAACGTTTTTAACTGAGTTTACTCAAAAACAACCTTTATCAGAAGAGCTAAATACGGTTGCACTAAACGAAATTAACTATTATTACGCTTGGTCGTTGTTAGATTATGGCAATAACTACAATATTGCCACCGCCCAACAAGGCAGTAGTTTGCCTGCCAACTGGTTAGATTTTATAGACAAGGAGGTAAATATTGCCAACCCCAACCTGCTTAAAAGTAATGTTTATATTGCTTTTATTGATGTTTGGTTGTTGAACGCCTTTAACCAATACGCTAAAACTTATCCGCCGGGTGTGCAGCCCGAAAAAACGGCGCTAAAATTTAAAACCGATTTGTTGAAACAAAAATTAGCTACTTTTCCGGAGTTATTGGAGTATCATTTGGCGCGTCAAATAATTTTGGCTACCTACCTTGTGCGCTCGCACGGCGCTGGCGACCTGCCCGATATTTTTAACGACTATCTGCGCACCGCCCAGCACGAACCCTACTTAAAGGCCACTATTGTAGCTGTTGAAACGGTTATGCAATTTGCTCCGGGCAGTTCTGCTCCTAATTTTACGGCTATAAATAATCAAAATAAGCCTGTTGAACTGGCCAACTTGCGCGGCAAAGTAGTATATATTGATTTTTGGGCAAGTTGGTGCAAACCCTGTTTGGCGCAAATAGAAGCCTTAAAACCGGTAAAACAAGAGCTGTTGGCGAATTTAAACGACGAGGTGGTGTTTTTATATATATCGTTAGATGACGATGCGCAAAGTTGGCAAAATGCCATTGAAAAATATCAGATACAAGGCATACATGTGCGCCCTCCGGATGGTTTTAAAGACCCAATTGCCCGCGCCTACCGAATTACAGGGGTGCCTGTGCAATTTGTAGTTAATAAAATGGGTAATTTTGCTCCTCGTCCGCCTTCGGCTTCGCAAACACAGGCTTTAGTGGCCTATTTTAACCAGCTTACAAAGAAAACGAGTTATTAA
- a CDS encoding AtpZ/AtpI family protein: MSYEPNLPDENLYPEEKQKLPLNAALTTSKAKEEPTSEVANEAIEKGNENEINSSEFKEEDVFDAQQVGKSVNSYSRYSGLAFQMAGAIVLPMLLGLKADQWLHTKPWLTLVFTLFGVFAGMYIVIKGTTNK, from the coding sequence ATGAGTTACGAACCAAACCTGCCCGATGAAAACTTATATCCGGAAGAAAAACAAAAATTGCCGCTTAATGCTGCCCTAACAACATCTAAAGCCAAGGAAGAACCTACAAGTGAAGTCGCAAATGAAGCCATTGAAAAAGGAAATGAGAACGAAATTAACAGTTCCGAGTTTAAAGAGGAAGACGTTTTTGACGCACAACAAGTTGGGAAAAGTGTTAATTCGTATTCGCGGTATTCGGGTTTAGCATTTCAAATGGCGGGTGCTATTGTTTTGCCTATGTTGTTGGGCTTAAAAGCCGACCAGTGGTTACACACCAAGCCTTGGCTCACCTTGGTTTTTACTTTGTTTGGTGTGTTTGCAGGTATGTATATTGTTATTAAAGGAACAACAAATAAATAA
- a CDS encoding C40 family peptidase, whose protein sequence is MFAQIPLPAVPCRAAPSDRAEMTNQLLFGELVQITDIAPKNDWLQIQSLHDQYEAWIDAKQLAFFPDPDPDTNPDFIKTQSVLNLTHYSSKPFSILQTGLNTKRQQQKIYLPIGSVLNWAKENPKHIYIAQKAMGFFEGDEFIAACNHNDNDNDNNDILTPAQLLPYALPLLGAPYLWGGRTPMGFDCSGLMQVLYRLANINLPRDAWQQAQTGQEIPLNEAQTGNLAFFSNTQGRIVHVGMVVGLKNADSTPKSTKHEVQILHAHGQVRLDALNERGIFNSEKQTYSHSLAFVCKI, encoded by the coding sequence ATGTTTGCCCAAATACCCCTGCCTGCCGTGCCCTGCCGCGCCGCGCCAAGCGACCGCGCCGAAATGACCAATCAATTATTGTTTGGCGAACTGGTACAAATTACAGACATTGCCCCAAAAAACGACTGGCTGCAAATACAAAGCCTGCACGACCAATATGAAGCTTGGATTGATGCTAAACAGCTCGCTTTTTTTCCGGATCCGGATCCGGATACGAATCCGGATTTTATTAAGACTCAATCTGTTCTTAATCTTACACATTACTCCTCTAAACCTTTTTCTATCCTACAAACTGGATTAAATACTAAACGCCAACAGCAAAAAATTTATTTGCCCATTGGCTCAGTTTTAAATTGGGCTAAAGAAAACCCCAAACATATATACATAGCACAAAAAGCAATGGGTTTTTTTGAAGGAGACGAATTTATTGCCGCTTGCAATCACAACGATAATGATAATGATAATAATGATATTTTAACACCAGCCCAGTTATTGCCTTATGCTTTGCCGCTGTTAGGAGCGCCGTATCTTTGGGGTGGGCGTACGCCTATGGGTTTCGATTGCTCGGGGTTAATGCAGGTATTGTACCGTCTGGCAAATATAAACTTACCGCGCGATGCATGGCAGCAAGCTCAAACAGGCCAAGAAATACCGCTAAACGAGGCGCAAACAGGTAATTTGGCATTTTTTAGCAATACACAGGGACGTATTGTGCATGTAGGAATGGTAGTTGGGCTTAAAAACGCCGACAGCACCCCAAAAAGTACCAAGCACGAGGTGCAAATACTACACGCGCATGGGCAGGTGCGCCTTGATGCGTTAAACGAGCGCGGCATTTTTAATTCAGAAAAACAAACCTACTCGCACAGTTTAGCGTTTGTTTGTAAAATATAA
- a CDS encoding transcriptional repressor, whose translation MNLHKPIDFVAVKQAFTNYLEANQQRKTAERYAILEEVFKRNDHFDAETLYLHLKNNRYAISRATVYNTLELLVACNLVTKHQFGKNLTQYEKAFSYRQHDHLICVNCNRVIEFCDPRIQQIKDAVAEATHFTVQYHSLNLYGTCNGACDNFPKTLPKKGEK comes from the coding sequence ATGAACTTACATAAACCCATTGATTTTGTTGCGGTTAAACAGGCTTTTACCAACTATTTAGAAGCAAATCAGCAGCGAAAAACTGCCGAAAGATATGCGATTTTAGAAGAAGTTTTTAAACGCAACGACCATTTTGACGCCGAAACCTTGTATTTACACTTAAAAAACAATCGTTATGCCATTAGCAGGGCTACCGTTTACAACACGCTCGAGCTTTTGGTGGCTTGTAATTTAGTTACTAAACATCAGTTTGGCAAAAATCTGACCCAATACGAAAAAGCTTTTTCGTACCGCCAGCACGACCACCTTATTTGTGTTAATTGTAACCGCGTAATTGAATTTTGCGACCCCCGGATTCAGCAAATAAAAGATGCCGTTGCCGAGGCAACTCATTTTACCGTCCAATATCATTCGCTTAATTTATATGGCACCTGTAACGGAGCCTGCGATAATTTTCCAAAAACATTGCCCAAAAAAGGGGAAAAATAA